A DNA window from Candidatus Tanganyikabacteria bacterium contains the following coding sequences:
- the aroA gene encoding 3-phosphoshikimate 1-carboxyvinyltransferase, protein MTDTRIVQAGGPLVGRIRVPGDKSLSHRAAMFAAIAEGPSRITGFLAGEDCLDTLRCLQALGVPIVGGGTEWDVDGVGLHGLREPEAILDVGNSGTSIRLLLGLLAGLDGFAVLTGDASIRRRPMGRVARPLRKMGMRIDGRAGGDLAPLAVRGGPVSAIAYESPVASAQVKSAVLLAALRSPELTTYREPALSRDHTERMLAAMGADLRRREDGAILLRGGRPLAARDVQVPGDLSSAAFWLVAGAIVPGSDLVVENVGLNPSRTGLLDVLLAMGADLAVEDARDAAGEPVGDVRVRHSALRATTVAGDLLTRSIDEIPILTLALACAAGTSEIRDAAELRVKESDRLAAVSRVLGALGARIEERPDGLIVTGPTDWRSGGVASGGDHRIAMTAAIAGRLVPDGVEIEDTACTETSYPGFWETTADSR, encoded by the coding sequence ATGACCGACACCCGCATAGTCCAGGCCGGTGGCCCCCTGGTCGGCCGCATCCGCGTCCCCGGCGACAAGTCGCTGTCCCACCGCGCCGCCATGTTCGCGGCGATCGCCGAAGGCCCCTCCCGCATCACCGGCTTCCTGGCCGGCGAGGACTGCCTCGACACCCTCCGCTGCCTGCAGGCCCTGGGCGTGCCCATCGTCGGCGGCGGCACCGAGTGGGACGTGGACGGCGTGGGCCTGCACGGCCTGCGCGAGCCCGAGGCGATCCTGGACGTGGGCAACTCGGGCACGTCGATCCGGCTGCTGCTGGGCTTGCTGGCCGGTCTGGACGGCTTCGCGGTGCTCACCGGCGACGCGTCGATCCGCCGGCGGCCCATGGGGCGCGTGGCCCGGCCGCTGCGGAAGATGGGCATGCGCATCGACGGCCGCGCCGGCGGCGATCTCGCTCCATTGGCGGTGCGCGGCGGCCCGGTGTCGGCCATCGCTTACGAGAGCCCGGTGGCCAGCGCGCAGGTCAAGAGCGCCGTGCTGCTCGCGGCCCTGCGGAGTCCCGAACTCACGACCTACCGCGAACCCGCGCTCTCGCGGGACCACACCGAGCGGATGCTGGCGGCGATGGGGGCCGACCTCCGCCGCCGCGAGGACGGCGCCATCCTCCTGCGCGGCGGCCGTCCCCTCGCGGCGCGGGACGTGCAAGTACCCGGCGATCTGTCGTCGGCCGCGTTCTGGCTGGTGGCGGGCGCGATCGTCCCCGGCAGCGACCTGGTCGTCGAAAACGTCGGCCTCAACCCGTCGCGGACCGGTCTCCTCGACGTGCTCCTGGCCATGGGCGCCGATCTGGCGGTCGAGGACGCCCGCGATGCGGCCGGCGAACCGGTGGGCGACGTGCGCGTGCGCCACTCGGCACTGCGGGCCACCACCGTGGCCGGCGATCTGCTGACCCGCAGCATCGACGAGATCCCGATCCTGACCCTGGCGCTCGCCTGCGCTGCAGGCACCAGCGAGATCCGCGACGCGGCCGAACTGCGGGTCAAGGAATCCGACCGCCTGGCGGCCGTTTCCCGGGTGCTGGGGGCGCTCGGTGCCCGGATCGAGGAGCGGCCGGACGGATTGATCGTCACCGGGCCCACCGACTGGCGATCGGGCGGGGTAGCCAGCGGCGGCGACCACCGCATCGCGATGACGGCCGCCATCGCCGGGCGGTTGGTCCCGGACGGCGTAGAAATCGAGGACACGGCGTGCACCGAGACCTCGTATCCGGGGTTCTGGGAGACTACGGCAGACTCCCGGTAG